A window from Malania oleifera isolate guangnan ecotype guangnan chromosome 7, ASM2987363v1, whole genome shotgun sequence encodes these proteins:
- the LOC131160673 gene encoding uncharacterized protein LOC131160673 gives MPLSATFIGALLGFGTQMYSNALRKLPYMRHPWEHVLGMGLGAVFVNQLVKWDAKLQEDLDKMLEKAKAANERRYFDEDDE, from the exons ATGCCGTTGAGTGCAACCTTCATCGGAGCTCTACTGGGATTTGGCACCCAGATGTACTCCAATGCTCTCCGCAAACTCCCCTACATGAGGC ATCCGTGGGAGCACGTTCTGGGTATGGGACTTGGGGCAGTGTTCGTGAACCAGCTTGTAAAATGGGATGCTAAGCTTCAAGAGGACCTTGACAAGATGCTTGAGAAGGCCAAAGCCGCCAACGAACGCCGTTACTTTG